The following proteins are co-located in the Vigna angularis cultivar LongXiaoDou No.4 chromosome 2, ASM1680809v1, whole genome shotgun sequence genome:
- the LOC108329048 gene encoding apyrase 2, producing the protein MLKRIGRQESLSDKIYRFRGTLLVVAIPLLLIVFVLYVMPSSSSNESAGDYALVNRKMSPNKKSGSSYAVIFDAGSSGSRVHVFHFDQNLDLVHIGKDLELFVQLKPGLSAYAQDPKKAAESLVPLLDKAESVVPRELRSKTIVRVGATAGLRALEGDASDRILQAVRDLLKDKSSLRSEADGVTVLDGTQEGAYQWVTINYLLGNLGKEYSKTVGVVDLGGGSVQMAYAISETEAATAPKVADGEDPYVREMFLRGRKYYVYVHSYLRYGLLAARAEILKVSDDAENPCILSGYDGSYLYGGKSFKASSSSSGANINECKSVALKALKVNEIACTHMKCTFGGIWNGGGGDGQKNLFVASFFFDRAAEAGFADPNSPVAIVRPADFEDAAKQACQTKLENAKSTYPNVEEGNLPYLCMDLVYQYTLLVDGFGIYPWQEVTLVKKVKYDDALVEAAWPLGSAIEAVSST; encoded by the exons ATGCTGAAGCGCATCGGCCGCCAGGAGTCACTCTCCGACAAGATCTACCGGTTCCGAGGGACTCTGCTTGTTGTGGCGATCCCACTTCTTCTCATTGTGTTCGTCCTCTACGTCATGCCGTCCAGCTCCTCCAACGAGTCCGCCGGAGACTACGCTCTCGTCAACCGCAAAATGTCCCCCAACAAGAAATCCGGAAGTTCCTACGCCGTCATCTTTGACGCCGGCAGCTCCGGCAGCCGTGTCCACGTCTTCCATTTCGATCAAAACCTAGATCTCGTTCACATTGGCAAAGATCTCGAGCTTTTCGTTCAG cTTAAACCGGGTTTGAGTGCGTACGCTCAAGATCCGAAAAAGGCAGCAGAATCTTTGGTTCCGCTTCTGGATAAAGCTGAGAGTGTTGTTCCTCGTGAATTGCGATCCAAGACAATAGTTCGAGTTGGG GCGACTGCGGGTTTGAGGGCATTGGAAGGAGATGCATCAGATAGGATCTTGCAAGCG GTAAGGGATTTGCTTAAGGACAAGAGTAGCCTGAGATCTGAAGCTGATGGAGTTACAGTGCTGGATGGAACACAAGAAGGTGCTTATCAATGG GTTACGATCAACTATCTATTGGGAAATTTGGGAAAAGAGTATTCAAAGACTGTCGGAGTTGTTGATCTTGGTGGTGGATCTGTTCAAATGGCTTATGCCATCTCAGAGACAGAAGCTGCCACGGCTCCGAAAGTAGCAGATGGAGAGGATCCTTATGTCAGGGAGATGTTCCTGAGGGGAAGGAAATACTACGTCTATGTTCACAG TTACCTGCGCTATGGTTTACTAGCTGCTCGTGCAGAGATTTTAAAGGTTTCTGATGATGCTGAAAACCCTTGTATCTTATCTGGCTATGACG GGTCCTATCTGTATGGGGGAAAGTCGTTTAAGGCTTCATCTTCCTCATCAGGAGCAAACATAAATGAATGCAAAAGTGTTGCTCTCAAGGCTCTCAAAGTTAACGAGATAGCATGTACTCATATGAAGTGTACTTTTGGTGGGATATGGAATGGTGGAGGGGGGGATGGGCAGAAGAATCTTTTTGTTGCATCTTTTTTCTTTGACCGCGCTGCTGAg GCTGGTTTTGCTGATCCAAACTCGCCAGTTGCGATAGTTCGTCCAGCAGATTTTGAGGATGCAGCTAAGCAAGCATGTCAAACAAAACTTGAGAATGCCAAATCAACTTATCCAAATGTTGAGGAGGGGAACCTTCCTTATCTTTGCATGGATCTCGTATACCAGTATACACTGCTTGTTGATGGGTTTG GCATATATCCATGGCAAGAAGTTACATTGGTGAAGAAAGTTAAATACGATGATGCCCTCGTTGAGGCAGCATGGCCCCTTGGCAGCGCCATTGAAGCTGTATCATCTACGTAG